The genomic DNA CCGGGGCGCGCGTCCGTGGCGAGCCACACCGTGCCGTACAACGCGGCCGCGGCGAACGCGCCTACCGCCAGCCCCACGGCGAGGGAGCCGCGGGCCGCCTGGACGACGGCGACGAGGAGCCAAGCGAAGAGCGCCATCGCGCTCGACGCCGCGGCCGCCCCGCGTCGGCCGGCGGGATCGGTGTCGGCCGCCGGCGCGGAATCGTCGAGCGCGCGCAGCGGGCCCGCGAAGCGCAGGATCGCCGCGAAGGCCGGCAGGAGGATCGCCAGGGCGAGCGCGGGCCTGTGCGCGCGCGCGGGCACCGCGCCCCCCACGAAGCCGAGCACGGCGAGCGCCGAGAGGATCCGACCGGGCCGCCGGGCGCGCCGGAGCAGGAGGCCGCCGGCGACGGCCGCGGCGCCGCAGGCGATCGACGCGACGAGCCACCAGGTGACCGCGGCGCCCTCGCGGGTCGCGTACTCGGGATCGTGCAGCGCGACGGCGCACAGCACCATGAAAGGACCGAGCGCGACCATCGTCCCGGCGGCGGCGCCGGCCCGGATTCTCGGGAGCGGCATGCCCGAAAGTAGAGCATCGCGGCCGCGGGCTGTAAAGCTGCGCGGGCCGTCGCCCGGCTAGAGGCGGCCGATCAGCTTCTCGATCTCGCCCGGCTCCGGGAAGCGGCCGACGTCGTGCTTGGAAAAGATCCGCGCGCCGTCGATGAAGACGTCG from Pseudomonadota bacterium includes the following:
- a CDS encoding Rdx family protein — its product is MEKRFDARVELVKGSGGIFDVFIDGARIFSKHDVGRFPEPGEIEKLIGRL